ACCCCGCCCTTGGCGTTGATCTCGTCGATGGTCATCAACGCCATGTCCTTGAGCGATGTTTCGGAGATCGCCATGGTGCCGGACAACGAATGCAGAATCCCGACCTTGATGGTCTCGGCGGCCTGTACCGTCCAGGTCATGCCCATCGCGGCAATGGATGCCGTGAGTGTGAAAGCCTTGATCAAACTGCGACGCTTCATTGTGCGATCTCCACGAACGTTAAAGTTTTTTATGGTTGGCAGATGCGAACGACTGAAGGCTGTTTTGCAAGGGCTGTGCCCGGTCGGGATCGGGCAGGGAAATGTCGGTTTAGAGCGGTTGCGCGCAGATCCGGCGCACCATGAAGGGACGTGTTGCGGGCAAGGGTGCAGCGGGGTGCGCCAGATTGGGGCGCGCCCCCGAGAGTCAGCGGCGGCGCATCAGGCCGATGAAAAACAGCCCGCCGAGGGCCGCAGTGGCGACGCCGATGGGCAGGTCTTCGGGAGCGATCAGCGTGCGTGCGGCGACATCGACCCACACCAGAAACACGCTGCCGAGCAACACGCACACCGGCAGCAGACGCCGATGTTCTGCACCGATCAGACGCCGGGCAATGTGCGGCACCATCAGCCCGACAAACCCGATGGAGCCGCTGATCGACACCAGCACCCCGGTCATCAGCGAAGCAATCACGAACACCCGCAGACGCACCGCCCGGGCGTTCAGGCCGAGGGTGACGGCGGTCTGTTCGCCGGCCATCAAGGCGTTCAATGGGCGGGCCATGCCCAGCAGCAAAATCAACCCGAGCAAGACGCTGAACGCCGGCACCGCCAACAACTCCCAACGCGCCAGACCGAGGCCGCCGAGCATCCAGAACATCACCGCCGAGCTCGCCCGGTGATCGCCCATGAACAGCAGCAGGTTGGCGACCGCCATCATCACGAACGACACTGCCACGCCGCATAGCAGCAGACGATCACTGTCCAGCCGACCCTGACGGTTGGCGATGCCCAGCACCAAAAACATGCTCAACAACGCGCCGATGAACGCGGCAATCGGCAAGGTCAGCAGACCGACAATTTCACCGATGTGCAGCACCACGATCACTGCACCGAGGGTGGCGCCGGAAGTGACGCCGAGCAGGTGCGGATCGGCCAGCGGATTGCGCGTCACCGCTTGCAGCACCGCGCCGATCAACGCCAGCCCGGCGCCGACCAGCGCACCGAGCAACATGCGCGGCACGCGGATCAGCCAGACGATGTGCTCCTGGCCGGCGCTCCAGTCCGGCGCGCCGAGGCCGAACAGTTTGTGCAGCAAAATCCGCCACACCACGTCCACCGGCACCCGCGCCGGGCCGAAGCCCAGCGACACCACGCACGACACCAGCAGCACCGCGCCGAGGGCGATCAGCAGCCAGGCGTAACGACGATTGATCATTCGCCGTGGAACCCTTTGGCCAGAGTTTCAACCGCCAGCACGTTGTCGATCCCCGGCGTGGCCTGCACGTAAGGGATGACGATGAAACGCTGGTTCTTGATCGCGTCCACCGATTGCAGCGCCTTGTTCTTCAGCAGAAATTCAATCTTCTGCTCGGCGGTGATTTCGCTGTAGTCGACGATCACGATCACCTGCGGATTGCGCTCGACCACGGTTTCCCAGTTGACCCGGGTCCAGCTCGCTTCGACGTCATCGAGAACGTTGCGCCCGCCGGCGGCGTCGATCAGCGCCTGCGGCATGCCGAGGCGGCCGGAGGTCATGGCGCGGTCTTCGCCGCTGTCGTACAGGAACACTCGCGGTTTTTCGGCGGGCAGGTCTTTGCGGATTTCCGCGACCTGGCTTTGCATGTCGGCGATCAATGCATTGGCACGGTCCTGCACGTCGAAGATCTTTCCGAGGTTGCGCAGGTCGTTGTAGGTGTCGTCCAGCGTGGCGGCCGGGCGCTTCATCACGAAGGCGCAGGATTCGGTCAGTTCATAGACATTGATGCCCAGCGGTTGCAGGGTTTGCGGAGTGAGATCGCCACCGACGCGCATGCCGTAATCCCAGCCGGCGAAGAAGAAATCGACATTGGCGTTGAGCAACGTTTCCACCGACGGGTATTTGGCTGCCAGTTCCGGCAATCCATCGAGCAGGCTCTGCATTTCCGGCGTCACCGATTTCCAGCCACTGACGCCGCTGTAGCCGGCCATCTTCGACTTGAGGCCGAGGGCGAGCATCATCTGGGTCATGTTGATGTCGTGGCTGACCGCGTGTTTCGGCGCTTCCTTGAAGGTCACTTCGCGGTTGCAGCTGTGGATCGTCAGCGGGTACTGGGTGGCCTCGGCGAAGGCATGGGTGGTGCCCAGCAGCAGAGCAAGGCAAAGCAGGTAGCGCACAGTCATGGTCGGGTAATCCAGGTGATTCGCGGGTAGCCGTGGAGGGGGTGTGGATCGATCAATGCTTCGACGCCGAACACGTCGCGCAGCAATTCAACAGTGAGCACTTCTTGCGGGGTGCCGCTGGCGACGATTTGTCCGTGATTGATCACGTACAAGCGATCGCAGAATGCGGCGGCCAGGTTCAGGTCGTGGATGCTCGCCAGCGTGCCGATCTGCAAACGCTTGACCAGTTGCAGCAGTTCCAGTTGATAACGCGGGTCGAGGTGGTTGGTCGGCTCGTCGAGGATCAGCAGTTGCGGTTGCTGGGTCAGGGCGCGGGCCAGGATCACCCGCTGTTTTTCACCGCCGGACAGGGTGGCGAACGCGTGGTCTTCGAAGCCGTCGAGGCCCACGGATTTGAGAGCCTGGGTGGCAAGCTGGCGGTCTTCCAGCGTGTCGCCGTCGAACAAGCCCTTGTGCGGCGTGCGGCCCATGGCGACCACTTCTTCGACGGTCAGGCCGAAGGCGTCGGGGAATTCCTGCAGGACCACGGCGATGCGTTGCGCGCACCAGCGTGAGGATTGCTTCCAGACGTTGTGGTGCTCGAGTCTGACCTCACCGTGCTCCGGCTGACTGAAGCGGTAGGCGCAGCGCAACAGGCTGGTCTTGCCGCTGCCATTGGGCCCGATGAGCCCGACGAACTCACCGGCGGCCACTTGCAACGAGGCGTCACGCAGCTGGAACTGGTGATGGCAGTGGCCGTGGCCCAGGGGTGTCCAGGCGAGATCGGTGAGGGTCAGTGAGGTCATTTCGTTCCTGTTCTAGAAGGTGTAGTCAGCCGTGACAAAGAACGAACGAGGCTCACCCAGAATCCACTGCTGGCCCTCATTGTATTGGCTTTGCGCATACGTCCGGTCAAACAGATTGTTCACCTGCAGACCCAGCGTGGTGTTGCGCAGGGCTTTCCACGACAGCGTCGCATCGACCACGGTGTAGCTCGGCAGCTCGTTGCGGTTGGCCATGTCGGCATAACGTGCATCGACATAACGCATGCCGGCACCGGCTTTCACGTCATCCGTAATGGCTTTGCTCAGCCACAAATTCGCGGTGCGGCGTGGCACGTCCACCGGGCGATTTCCATTGCGCGAAACCGGTACGCCACCGACCACCTCCTCGAAATCGTCGTACTTGGCTTTGACGATGGCGGCGTTGGCTTGCAGTTGCCAGGCGTTCGGCAGTTGTAGATCGAGGCTGGCTTCCAGGCCGTTCGACGATTGTTGGCCGACCTGCTGCTTGAGCGTCGGGTTGCCCGGATCGTCGGTCAGCAGCTTCTTCTTCACGATGCGATACGCCGCCAGGGTGAACTCGCCGCGCTGATCCCAGAACAGCTGCTTCAGGCCGATCTCGGTTTGCCGCGCGGTGGACAGGTCATATTGCTGCTGGCTCGG
This genomic window from Pseudomonas kribbensis contains:
- a CDS encoding ABC transporter substrate-binding protein — protein: MTVRYLLCLALLLGTTHAFAEATQYPLTIHSCNREVTFKEAPKHAVSHDINMTQMMLALGLKSKMAGYSGVSGWKSVTPEMQSLLDGLPELAAKYPSVETLLNANVDFFFAGWDYGMRVGGDLTPQTLQPLGINVYELTESCAFVMKRPAATLDDTYNDLRNLGKIFDVQDRANALIADMQSQVAEIRKDLPAEKPRVFLYDSGEDRAMTSGRLGMPQALIDAAGGRNVLDDVEASWTRVNWETVVERNPQVIVIVDYSEITAEQKIEFLLKNKALQSVDAIKNQRFIVIPYVQATPGIDNVLAVETLAKGFHGE
- a CDS encoding ABC transporter ATP-binding protein, which produces MTSLTLTDLAWTPLGHGHCHHQFQLRDASLQVAAGEFVGLIGPNGSGKTSLLRCAYRFSQPEHGEVRLEHHNVWKQSSRWCAQRIAVVLQEFPDAFGLTVEEVVAMGRTPHKGLFDGDTLEDRQLATQALKSVGLDGFEDHAFATLSGGEKQRVILARALTQQPQLLILDEPTNHLDPRYQLELLQLVKRLQIGTLASIHDLNLAAAFCDRLYVINHGQIVASGTPQEVLTVELLRDVFGVEALIDPHPLHGYPRITWITRP
- a CDS encoding FecCD family ABC transporter permease: MINRRYAWLLIALGAVLLVSCVVSLGFGPARVPVDVVWRILLHKLFGLGAPDWSAGQEHIVWLIRVPRMLLGALVGAGLALIGAVLQAVTRNPLADPHLLGVTSGATLGAVIVVLHIGEIVGLLTLPIAAFIGALLSMFLVLGIANRQGRLDSDRLLLCGVAVSFVMMAVANLLLFMGDHRASSAVMFWMLGGLGLARWELLAVPAFSVLLGLILLLGMARPLNALMAGEQTAVTLGLNARAVRLRVFVIASLMTGVLVSISGSIGFVGLMVPHIARRLIGAEHRRLLPVCVLLGSVFLVWVDVAARTLIAPEDLPIGVATAALGGLFFIGLMRRR